A single window of Solanum dulcamara chromosome 5, daSolDulc1.2, whole genome shotgun sequence DNA harbors:
- the LOC129889690 gene encoding protein RGF1 INDUCIBLE TRANSCRIPTION FACTOR 1, giving the protein MGAGGPDEEDNRWPPWLKPLLKERFFVQCKLHADSHKSECNMYCLDCMDGALCSLCLSHHKDHRAIQIRRSSYHDVIRVNEIQKYLDITSVQTYIINSAKVVFLNERPQPRPGKGVTNTCEVCERSLLDSFRFCSLGCKIVGTSKNFVKRPKQSPEKKRSSLAAASVYDSEDSYSSSSYGRQNSPNNKVHQSFSPSTPPPTSVNYRTAKRRKGIPHRAPMGGLVIGY; this is encoded by the exons ATg GGAGCTGGAGGACCTGATGAGGAAGATAATAGGTGGCCACCATGGTTGAAGCCATTGTTGAAGGAACGTTTCTTTGTTCAATGCAAGTTACATGCTGATTCTCACAAGAGTGAATGCAATATGTACTGTTTGGATTGTATGGATGGTGCTCTTTGTTCTCTTTGTTTATCTCATCACAAAGACCATCGTGCCATTCAG ATAAGGAGGTCATCATACCATGATGTGATAAGGGTGAATGAAATACAGAAATATTTGGACATCACTTCAGTTCAGACCTACATTATCAACAGTGCAAAGGTTGTTTTCTTGAATGAGAGACCACAGCCTAGGCCAGGCAAAGGTGTCACTAATACTTGTGAAGTTTGTGAAAGGAGCCTTCTTGATTCCTTCAGATTCTGCTCTCTTGGTTGCAAG ATTGTTGGGACTTCAAAGAACTTTGTGAAGAGGCCAAAACAATCACCGGAGAAGAAGAGGTCGTCGCTGGCGGCAGCATCAGTCTATGACTCGGAGGATTCTTACAGCAGCAGCAGCTATGGCCGGCAGAACAGTCCAAATAACAAGGTCCACCAAAGTTTCAGTCCGTCAACGCCGCCTCCAACTTCTGTTAATTACAGAACAGCCAAGCGAAGAAAGGGAATTCCACATCGAGCCCCAATGGGAGGACTAGTTATAGGatattaa